In Pseudomonadota bacterium, one genomic interval encodes:
- a CDS encoding amidohydrolase, which translates to MKYDIVITNAKIMTMASGQPSIIEDGFIAVKDGEIFKIGPMPGNQSTLDAQRIIDGSRSLVMPGLINAHNHAPMSLFRGLADDLPLMIWLQDHIFPAEARHVTSEMAYWCAKLAAAEMILSGTTTVADGYFFEEKVAEAFQEAGLRAIVAQGVIDFPAPGVPDPAKNIAHAEAFIADLQGKNPLITPAIFCHSPYTCSAATLVSAKKMARQQNVPFFIHVAETLFETNQALEKFGKTPVAYLNDLDILDKDTFCVHCVHLAPEDLNILKETNARVITCPESNMKLASGIAPVPEMIEKRIPVLLGTDGCSSNNNLDMFQEMDSCAKLHKVNCQDPTVLPARSILEMATCLAAEAFGLGDTIGSLEQGKRADMIIIDLDQPHLTPFYNADNLVYAASGSDVTMVIIDGQIIMQDRKILSFDVQDAISKVNNLSKALG; encoded by the coding sequence ATGAAATACGATATCGTCATAACAAACGCCAAAATTATGACCATGGCTTCCGGACAGCCATCTATTATTGAAGACGGCTTTATAGCTGTCAAAGACGGTGAAATTTTTAAAATTGGTCCAATGCCCGGGAATCAAAGTACCCTTGATGCCCAGCGAATAATTGACGGCAGCAGATCCCTTGTCATGCCGGGACTTATCAATGCCCATAACCATGCACCGATGTCGTTGTTTCGCGGCCTTGCTGATGACCTGCCGCTGATGATCTGGTTGCAGGATCATATCTTTCCTGCTGAAGCGCGCCATGTTACTTCGGAAATGGCCTATTGGTGCGCAAAGCTTGCCGCAGCAGAGATGATCCTCTCAGGAACGACCACGGTTGCAGACGGCTATTTTTTCGAAGAAAAAGTTGCCGAAGCTTTTCAGGAGGCTGGCTTGCGGGCCATTGTCGCCCAGGGAGTTATCGATTTTCCTGCCCCGGGGGTTCCTGATCCTGCAAAGAATATTGCACATGCTGAAGCATTTATTGCTGATCTCCAAGGGAAAAACCCTCTGATAACTCCTGCCATCTTCTGTCACTCACCTTACACCTGCAGCGCCGCAACCCTGGTTTCGGCAAAAAAAATGGCGCGCCAACAAAACGTACCCTTTTTCATCCATGTCGCAGAAACCCTGTTTGAAACAAATCAGGCCCTTGAAAAGTTTGGAAAAACCCCTGTGGCATATCTTAATGATCTGGATATTCTTGACAAGGATACTTTCTGCGTGCATTGCGTGCATCTGGCTCCCGAGGATTTAAACATTCTCAAAGAAACCAATGCCAGGGTAATCACCTGCCCGGAAAGCAACATGAAGCTTGCTTCGGGTATCGCCCCTGTCCCCGAGATGATTGAAAAGAGAATTCCCGTGCTTCTGGGCACAGACGGCTGTTCCAGCAACAACAACCTGGATATGTTTCAGGAAATGGATAGCTGCGCCAAGCTTCACAAAGTAAATTGTCAGGACCCCACCGTCCTTCCCGCCCGCAGCATTCTGGAGATGGCCACCTGTTTGGCAGCTGAGGCCTTTGGGTTGGGTGACACCATCGGCAGCCTTGAGCAGGGCAAACGCGCTGACATGATTATTATAGATTTGGACCAACCGCATCTCACACCGTTTTATAATGCCGACAATCTGGTGTATGCCGCAAGCGGCAGCGATGTGACGATGGTGATCATTGATGGACAGATAATTATGCAGGATCGAAAGATACTGTCTTTCGATGTTCAGGACGCAATCTCCAAGGTTAACAACCTCAGCAAGGCCTTAGGATAG
- a CDS encoding ferredoxin: MKVKILIDSYRCNSCGSCAELSPEFFFMDEVSEKAETRNETVDSTYALESTVAFCPTSCIELIALE, from the coding sequence TTGAAAGTCAAAATTCTTATTGATAGCTACAGATGTAACAGTTGCGGCAGTTGCGCCGAACTTTCCCCAGAATTCTTTTTCATGGACGAGGTCAGCGAAAAGGCGGAAACAAGAAATGAAACGGTGGATTCAACCTATGCTCTGGAAAGCACCGTGGCTTTTTGCCCTACATCGTGCATTGAACTGATCGCCCTGGAATAG